Part of the Candidatus Limnocylindrales bacterium genome is shown below.
GCTTCGCTGGTTTCGGTGCTCGACGGCCATCCCGCGGCGCTGTCGTGGCTCGGCGGCGTGGCCGATTACCGCATCGTGCCGCTCGGCAACGAGCGTTTCGGTCAGTCCGGCGATATCATCGATCTTTACCACCACTATGAGCTCGACGCGGATTCGATCGTCGACGCTGCGGCTCGCGCGCTGCTGGAGACACTCTGATGCGAGTCGAAATCGTGATGCCGCGTCTTTCCGATTCGATGTCCGAGGGGTCGGTGACGACCTGGTTCAAGAACGAGGGCGACACGGTGAGCGAAGGCGAAGCGATCGCCGAGCTCGAAACCGAAAAGTCCAACGTCGATCTTCAGGCTCCGGCTAGCGGCGTGCTGGCAAAGATCGTCGTTGCGGCCGGCAGCGGCGCGGTCGCGGTCGGCGCGAAGCTTGCCGAGATCGAGACCGATGCTGCGGCGGCCAAGAGTCCGGCGAAAGCAGCAAGTACCCCCGCGGCGCCCGCGCAGCCGAAAGCGAATGAAGGAGCTGCTGCTGCGCAGGCGAAGTCGAACGATGCGACTCCTTCTGCTCCGGCGGCCGACAAGGTCGTGCAGGGCGGAAGCGAAGCACCGGAACGCGGCGGCGGCGAGCCTTCGCGCGCCGCGCCGCCGCAGGGCAAACCTTCGGAGTCCCGACCGGCGTCGCGCAGCGCGGCGGCCAAGGGTCTGTCGCTCGCAACCAAGGCGCCGGCGCGCAGTGCATCCGACGAGCAGCGAAACGTTCCGGATCAGGAGCGCGAAAAGGTCGCCGCCACACCGCTCGCGCGGCGCATGGCCGCGCAGGCCGGGCTTTCGCTCGACGACATCCGGCCGACCGGCATCGGCGGCAAGATCTGCAAGGCCGACATCGAAGCCGCGCTCGGCCGTTCGCAGCCGCTGGCGATGGTCTCGTCGCGCGCTGCTTCCTCGGTGCTTGCGACAAGAGGCGTCGGCGTCCGTACGGCAGCCGCGCCCGCGACGGGCGGCGCTTCTGCGCCGATGTCGCGCGTGCGCCGCACGATCGCCGAGCGCATGGCGCGCTCGAAAGCGACCATTCCGCATTTCTACCTGTCGGTGGATTGCCGCGTCGATCGCCTGCTCGATACGCGCGAGCGGCTGAAGGCGGACGGCCTTTCGATTTCCGTCAACGACTTCGTGGTTCGCGCATCTGCGATTGCGCTCGGCCGCGTGCCGGAAGCGAACGCTTCGTGGATCGACGGCGAAGGCGGCATCGTGCGCCACGAGCCGATCGACATCGCGGTGGCCGTGGCCCTCGACGACGGGCTGATCACGCCGGTCGTACGCGCGGTCGATACGCTCGGGCTCGTCGCGATCGGCGAAGCCATCCGCGACCTTGCCGCCCGCGCCCGCGACGGCAAGCTCGCGCCGCACGAATACGACGGCGCGACGTTCACGATCTCGAACCTCGGCATGTACGGCGTCGGGTCGCTGTTCGCGATCATCAATCCGCCGCAGTCGTGCATTCTCGGCGTCGGCGCCGCCGAAGCGCGGCCGGTTGTCGAAGACGGCAAGGTCGTGGCCGGCACGGTGATGACGCTTACGGTCTCGGCTGATCATCGCGTGCTCGACGGCACGACCGGGGCAAAGCTTCTCGGTGAGATCCGCCGGCTGCTCGAAGATCCCGCGCGGATGCTGGCCTGAAAAGGGCGGACGTCGTGGCCGCCAGCGATCAACGTTTCGATGTCGTCGTGATCGGCGCCGGCCCCGGCGGTTACGTCGCGGCGCTGCGCGCACGCCAGCGCGGCCTGTCCGCTGCCGTCATCGAGCGCGACCGCCTCGGCGGCGTGTGCGCGAACCAGGGATGCATTCCGACCAAGGCGCTGCTGCGCTCGGCGGAAGTCTATGCACTGGCCCGCAATGCGGCGTCGTTCGGCGTCACCATCGAAAAGGTTTCGTTCGACATCGGCGCCATCGCCGAGCGCGCGAAGAAAACCGCGGCGCGCATGGAGAAGAGCGTCGAGTCCTTGCTTCGCTCCGCGAAGATTCCGGTGTTCCAGGGAAGCGCCCGCCTGGCGGGAGATCACCGCGTGGCGGTTTCGGGCGGCGCAAGCGGCGACCTGCTGCTCGAGGCTGCGCACATCGTGCTCGCGACCGGTGCGCGCGCACGCGTTCCGTCCGGCTTCGAAAGCGACGGCCGCATCGTCTGGACATATCGCGAGGCGCTGACGCCCGCTGCCATGCCGCGTTCGATCCTCGTGATGGGCGCCGGCGCGATCGGCGTCGAGTTCGCGAGCTTCTACCGCATGCTCGGCGCCGAAGTGACGCTCGTCGAAATGCTGCCGCGCATCCTGCCGATGGAAGACAAGGACATCAGCGAAGCGATGCGCCGCGCGATGACCAAGCAGGGCGTGCGCATCCTGACCGATGCGAAGGTCGCTGCGATCACCAAGACCGACAGCTCGATGACCGCAACGGTCGAGACCGGAAGCGACGCCGCGAAGAAAACCGAAACGATCACCGCGGATCATCTGCTCGTCGCCACCGGAATTTCGGCGAACGTCGAGGACCTCGGTCTGGAGCAGACGAAAGTGCGCATCGAGCGCGGACACATCGTCGTCGACGAATGGCTCGCGACCGACGAGCCGGGGATCTACGCGATCGGAGATCTCGTCGGTCCGCCGTGGCTCGCGCACAAGGCGAGCCGCGAGGCGGTGATCTGCATCGATCGGATCGCCGGAGCGGGCGGCCTGCGATCGCTCGCCGTCGACGCGTCGCCGTCGTGCACGTACGCGATGCCGCAGGTGGCAAGCGTCGGCCTGACCGAAGAGGCCGCCGTCGCGAGCGGACGCAGCGTGCGATGCGGCCGCTCGACGTTCGTCGGAAACGGAAAGGCCCGCGCACTCGGCGACACCGAGGGCTTCGTCAAGACGGTCTTCGACGCGGACTCGGGCGAGCTGCTCGGCGCGCACATGATCGGACCGGAGGTCACCGAGCTCGTCGCGACGTTCGCGCTCGCGCGCACGCTCGAAGCCACCGAGGAAGAAATCCTGGCCACGGTATTCCCGCATCCGACGCTGTCGGAGGCGGTCCACGAGTCGGTCGAGGCGGCGTTCCCCGTCATGGCCGGGGTCGCCGGCGGACAGGCGAGCGGCTCCGCACCCGAGCCACCGGCCCGCGCAAAATCCTGAACCTTACCAGCGCTCTCGTGCCACATGGCCGGCCGATTCTGCGACCTCCGGCACCACCTCTGAATCGTTGGCAGGACCCGCCGGCCGGGCGCACGGTCCGACCCCCCTCAGATCGAGTTGACCGCTGGCCGGCCCCTGCCATACTCCGAAATTGAACATCGTTTTCAGAAAGGCCCGATTGAGGTAGAATCCGCTCCGATGGTGACTCCGCTCTCCAAGCTTCCGCTCCGAAGCCGGGCCAAGGTGCTCCGGGTCGGAGGTCAGCCCGGTTTTCGCCGCCGGCTGATGGAGTTCGGTCTGGTCCCCGGGACCACGGTCGAAGTGGTCCGCGTCGCGCCGCTCGGTGATCCGCTGCAACTGCTGGTGCGCGGCTGCCGGCTGTCGATCCGTCTTGCCGAGGCGGCCGAAGTCACCGTCTTCGCCGGCGAAGAGCGCGACATTCTCTCGCCCGAGCCGGTCGCGCCGGGCAACGATGCCTGCGCAGGCTGCAAGCTGTGAGCACGCCGGCGGTCGCCTCCCGTCACCAACCGGCGGTCGCCTCCTGCCACGATCCGGCTCCGGCGTCCGCCGATTCTTCCCGGAGCGCACGCGGCGCCAGCGCAAAACGAAGCGGTCTCCCGCTGATCGCCGTCGTCGGCAATCCGAACACCGGAAAGACGACGCTGTTCAACCGCCTCACGGGCCAGCGCGCGCGCGTCGGCAACTATCCCGGAATCACCGTCGATCGCCGTTCAGGACGAACCAGTCTTGGCAGCCGCGGCAGTACGCCGATCGATGCCGAAGTGTTCGACGTTCCGGGCTGCTACTCGCTGTCGGCGCGTTCGAGCGAAGAGAAGATTGCGATCGATGCGATCCTCGGCTGGAACGGCAATCCGCGTCCCGACCTTGCGCTGATCGTCGTCGATGCGACCCAGCTCGTACGCAACCTCTACCTGGTCCTGCAGATCCTCGAGCTCGGCGTTCGCGCGGTCGTCGCGCTCAACCTGATCGATGAAGCGGGTGACGCGGTGCCCGATGCCCGTGCGCTTTCGCTGCTGCTCGGAGTTCCATGCATTCCGACTTCGGCGCGAAGCGGTCAGGGCGTGGCCGAGCTCGAAGCGGCTGTCGCGGCCAGCCTCCAGTCGCCGCCGGCGGCTCCGCACGTCCACATCCGCTATCCGCATGCCGTCGTCGCGCACGCCGACCGCGTTGCCGATGCGATGCCGGCCGAATGGCTCGGCGACGATGTCGCGATCGAATGCGCGCACGTCGGTTCCGACCAGCTCGTGAGCCGGCGCCGTGCGCTCGCGCTGTGGGCGCTCACCAGCGTCCACGACGACGACGAGCTCGAGGGCATTCCGGCCGATCTTCGCGCACGCGTCGGTGAAGTTCGGGCCGCCGCGCGCGGACGCGACATCGACGGCGAGATCATCGGTGCGCGCTACGAATTCCTCGACGCGCACGTACCGTCTCTGTTCGCTCCGGCGCGCACTGCAATCCTTACCGAGCGCATCGACTCGGTGCTGCTCCATCCGGTGTGGGGTTTCGCGACGTTCATGGTCGTCATGTTCGTCGTCTTCCAGTCGCTGTTCGCGTGGGCCGATCCGGCGATCAAGCTGATCGAGACGGCATTCGCCGCGCTCGGCGGATGGCTCACGGCCGTGCTGCCGGCCGGCGTTCTCACCGATCTGCTGGTGGACGGCGTGATCGGCGGCGTCGGCAACGTGCTGGTCTTCCTGCCGCAGATCCTGCTCCTTTTCCTGATGCTCGGCGTGCTCGAAGACTCCGGATACCTCGCGCGCGTCGCGTACCTGATGGACCGCATCATGAAGTCGGTCGGCCTGCACGGCCGCGCGTTCGTGCCGATGCTGTCGGGCTTTTCGTGCGCGATCCCGGCGATCATGGCGACGCGCACGATGGAGAGCCGGCGCGACCGCCTGCTGACGATGATGGTGATCCCGCTGATGACGTGCTCGGCGCGGCTTCCGGTCTACACGCTGATCATCGCGGCGCTGTATCCGCCGTCGAAGATGTTCGGCGTCGTGCCGGTGCAGGGCCTCCTGATGATCGCGATGTACCTGTTCAGCACCGCCACGGCGCTTGCCGCCGCTGCGGTGTTCGGCCGCACGGTGCTGCGCGGCCCGCGTGTTCCGCTCATCCTCGAGCTTCCGCCGTACCGCATGCCGATGGTGCGCAGCGTCCTGCAGCTCATGTGGCTGCGCTCGAAGATGTTCCTGACCGAAGCGGGCAGCGTGATCCTGTGGTGCACGATCGGGCTGTGGGTGCTGCTGTCGTTCCCGAAGCTTCCCGAGCCGCCGGCCGATGCGCCGCCGGCGGCCCACGCGCAGTGGGAAGCCGATTCGCTGGCGAACAGCTTCGGCGGCCGCATGGGCAAAGCGCTCGAGCCGGCGATCGCTCCGCTCGGCTTCGACTGGAAGATCGGCGTCGGCATCGTCGGCGCGTTCGCCGCGCGCGAGGTGTTCGTCTCGACGATGGGCGTCATCTACGGGGTCGGCGACAAGTCCGACGAAACCAGCGTCACGCTGCGCGACAAGATGCGCGCCGACGTGCACGCCAACGGACGCCCGGTCTACAGCCCGCTCGTCGGGCTTTCGCTGATGGTCTTCTTCGCTCTCGCCTGCCAGTGCATGAGCACGCTCGCCGTCGTGCGGCGCGAGACCGGCGGATGGCGGTGGCCGGCGTTCCTGTTCGCGTACATGACCGTGCTGGCCTGGGTCGCGAGCTTCGCGGTCTACCAGGGCGGAAAGCTCGCAGGGCTCGGCTGACGGACTGCCGGTCGCCGTTGCCGGCTTTCGGTTTTGCTGCGGCAGTGTAGAAGCCGGCCATGTGCGGCATCGTTGCAATCGTCACCAACGATCGGCGCGTTGATCACGACGCGCTGGACGCCGGCGTGCGGGCGCTGTTCCACCGTGGTCCCGACGCGCAGCGCACGTGGATCTCGACCGACGGTCACGCCGGGCTCGGGCACGCGCGCCTTTCGATCATCGACCTGTCGACGGGAGACCAGCCGCTCGAGAACGAAGACGGCCGCATCCACGGTGTCGTCAACGGCGAGCTCTACGGCTACGAGCGGATCCAGCGCGAGCTCGAAGCGCGCGGGCACCGCCTCCGCACGCGCAGCGACAGCGAGATTGCGCTCCATCTCTACGAGGATCTCGGCCCCGCATGCCTGAAGGAGCTGCGCGGCGAGTTCGCATTCGTGCTGTGGGACGATGCGGATAAAACGCTGTTTGCCGCGCGCGACCGCTTCGGCATCAAGCCGCTTTTCTACGCGGAGCACGCGGGCTCGCTCCATGTCGCGTCCGAGATCAAGGCGCTGTTCGCCGCCGGAGTTCCCGCGCGCTGGGATCACGAGTCGTTCTTCGACGCCAACAGCCTGATCGTGCCGCGCCAGGACCGCACGCTGTTCGCCGGCATCCGGCAGGTGCCGCCCGGTCACTATCTGCTCGCACGCGACGGCCGCATCGACGTTGTCTGCTACTGGGACTTCGACTACCCGCTTACCGGTGCAATTGCGCCGCGCAGCGATGGGGAGTGCGCCGAGGCGTTCCATGCCGCTCTCGACGAGGCCGTGCGCCTGCGGCTGCGCGCCGACGTTCCGGTCGGCTGCTATCTGAGCGGCGGCATCGACTCGTGTGCCGTGCTCGGGCTCGCCATGCGGCACCGGACGACGCCGATCCGTACGTTCACGCTCAGCTTCGACCGCGCAGAGTACGACGAGAAAGCGATCGCGAAGGAAATGGCCGAGCGCTGCGGCGCCGAGTTCCATCCGATCCCGCTTCACCAGAGCGATCTTGCCGACTGCTTCGGCGATGTGATCGCGCACGGCGAGACGCTGTGTCTCAACGCGCACGGCGTTGCCAAATTCGTGCTCAGCCGTGCGGTGCGCGAAGCCGGCTACAAGGTGGTGCTGACCGGCGAAGGATCGGACGAGATTCTCGGCGGATATCCGCCGTTCCGGCGCGACATGCTGCTCTACGACAACGACGGGCAGGATCCGGCCGTCGTCCGCGGCCTTCTCGAAGAGCTCGACAACGCAAATCCTGTCTCTCGTGGACTGCTGCTGCCCGACGGTGCGCAGCTCCCGCTCGACGGTGTACGCGACGTTCTCGGTTTCGCGCCGTCGTGGATGGAGGCGTTCGGAAGCACGGGGTTCAAGCTGCACCGGCTGTTCGCCTCCGATTTTGCTGCCCGCCACGACGGCCGCGATTCGTTCCGTGCCGTGCTCGACGGCATCGACGTCGCCGGTCAGCTCACCGGCCGGCCGCCGGTTCACCAGTCGCTGTACCTGTGGGGAAAAACCCACCTCAACAACTACGTGCTCGCAATGCTCGGCGACCGCATGGAGATGGCGCATTCGGTCGAAGGACGCGTGCCGTTCCTCGACCACCATCTGGTCGAGCTGGTGCGCTCGCTGCCCGTCCGGCAGAAGATCCGCGGCATGACCGAGAAGTACGTTCTTCGCGAAGCGGCGAGGCCGGTCCTGACCGACACGGTCTACGGCCGCCACAAGCATCCGTTCACGAGCCCGCCGGTCGCGCTCGCACCCGACGAACGGCTGCACGAGCTGCTGCAGACGACACTTCGCGGGCCGTCGATGGAAGCGCTGCCGTTCTACGATCGCAGCAAAGTCGTCGGCCTGCTCGATTCGCTGCCGGCGATGGACGTGGCCGCTCGCACGGC
Proteins encoded:
- a CDS encoding 2-oxo acid dehydrogenase subunit E2; translation: MRVEIVMPRLSDSMSEGSVTTWFKNEGDTVSEGEAIAELETEKSNVDLQAPASGVLAKIVVAAGSGAVAVGAKLAEIETDAAAAKSPAKAASTPAAPAQPKANEGAAAAQAKSNDATPSAPAADKVVQGGSEAPERGGGEPSRAAPPQGKPSESRPASRSAAAKGLSLATKAPARSASDEQRNVPDQEREKVAATPLARRMAAQAGLSLDDIRPTGIGGKICKADIEAALGRSQPLAMVSSRAASSVLATRGVGVRTAAAPATGGASAPMSRVRRTIAERMARSKATIPHFYLSVDCRVDRLLDTRERLKADGLSISVNDFVVRASAIALGRVPEANASWIDGEGGIVRHEPIDIAVAVALDDGLITPVVRAVDTLGLVAIGEAIRDLAARARDGKLAPHEYDGATFTISNLGMYGVGSLFAIINPPQSCILGVGAAEARPVVEDGKVVAGTVMTLTVSADHRVLDGTTGAKLLGEIRRLLEDPARMLA
- the lpdA gene encoding dihydrolipoyl dehydrogenase is translated as MAASDQRFDVVVIGAGPGGYVAALRARQRGLSAAVIERDRLGGVCANQGCIPTKALLRSAEVYALARNAASFGVTIEKVSFDIGAIAERAKKTAARMEKSVESLLRSAKIPVFQGSARLAGDHRVAVSGGASGDLLLEAAHIVLATGARARVPSGFESDGRIVWTYREALTPAAMPRSILVMGAGAIGVEFASFYRMLGAEVTLVEMLPRILPMEDKDISEAMRRAMTKQGVRILTDAKVAAITKTDSSMTATVETGSDAAKKTETITADHLLVATGISANVEDLGLEQTKVRIERGHIVVDEWLATDEPGIYAIGDLVGPPWLAHKASREAVICIDRIAGAGGLRSLAVDASPSCTYAMPQVASVGLTEEAAVASGRSVRCGRSTFVGNGKARALGDTEGFVKTVFDADSGELLGAHMIGPEVTELVATFALARTLEATEEEILATVFPHPTLSEAVHESVEAAFPVMAGVAGGQASGSAPEPPARAKS
- the feoB gene encoding ferrous iron transport protein B, whose translation is MSTPAVASRHQPAVASCHDPAPASADSSRSARGASAKRSGLPLIAVVGNPNTGKTTLFNRLTGQRARVGNYPGITVDRRSGRTSLGSRGSTPIDAEVFDVPGCYSLSARSSEEKIAIDAILGWNGNPRPDLALIVVDATQLVRNLYLVLQILELGVRAVVALNLIDEAGDAVPDARALSLLLGVPCIPTSARSGQGVAELEAAVAASLQSPPAAPHVHIRYPHAVVAHADRVADAMPAEWLGDDVAIECAHVGSDQLVSRRRALALWALTSVHDDDELEGIPADLRARVGEVRAAARGRDIDGEIIGARYEFLDAHVPSLFAPARTAILTERIDSVLLHPVWGFATFMVVMFVVFQSLFAWADPAIKLIETAFAALGGWLTAVLPAGVLTDLLVDGVIGGVGNVLVFLPQILLLFLMLGVLEDSGYLARVAYLMDRIMKSVGLHGRAFVPMLSGFSCAIPAIMATRTMESRRDRLLTMMVIPLMTCSARLPVYTLIIAALYPPSKMFGVVPVQGLLMIAMYLFSTATALAAAAVFGRTVLRGPRVPLILELPPYRMPMVRSVLQLMWLRSKMFLTEAGSVILWCTIGLWVLLSFPKLPEPPADAPPAAHAQWEADSLANSFGGRMGKALEPAIAPLGFDWKIGVGIVGAFAAREVFVSTMGVIYGVGDKSDETSVTLRDKMRADVHANGRPVYSPLVGLSLMVFFALACQCMSTLAVVRRETGGWRWPAFLFAYMTVLAWVASFAVYQGGKLAGLG
- a CDS encoding FeoA family protein yields the protein MVTPLSKLPLRSRAKVLRVGGQPGFRRRLMEFGLVPGTTVEVVRVAPLGDPLQLLVRGCRLSIRLAEAAEVTVFAGEERDILSPEPVAPGNDACAGCKL
- the asnB gene encoding asparagine synthase (glutamine-hydrolyzing) — encoded protein: MCGIVAIVTNDRRVDHDALDAGVRALFHRGPDAQRTWISTDGHAGLGHARLSIIDLSTGDQPLENEDGRIHGVVNGELYGYERIQRELEARGHRLRTRSDSEIALHLYEDLGPACLKELRGEFAFVLWDDADKTLFAARDRFGIKPLFYAEHAGSLHVASEIKALFAAGVPARWDHESFFDANSLIVPRQDRTLFAGIRQVPPGHYLLARDGRIDVVCYWDFDYPLTGAIAPRSDGECAEAFHAALDEAVRLRLRADVPVGCYLSGGIDSCAVLGLAMRHRTTPIRTFTLSFDRAEYDEKAIAKEMAERCGAEFHPIPLHQSDLADCFGDVIAHGETLCLNAHGVAKFVLSRAVREAGYKVVLTGEGSDEILGGYPPFRRDMLLYDNDGQDPAVVRGLLEELDNANPVSRGLLLPDGAQLPLDGVRDVLGFAPSWMEAFGSTGFKLHRLFASDFAARHDGRDSFRAVLDGIDVAGQLTGRPPVHQSLYLWGKTHLNNYVLAMLGDRMEMAHSVEGRVPFLDHHLVELVRSLPVRQKIRGMTEKYVLREAARPVLTDTVYGRHKHPFTSPPVALAPDERLHELLQTTLRGPSMEALPFYDRSKVVGLLDSLPAMDVAARTAIDPALMVLLSACMLQERFRPAS